In Streptomyces venezuelae, the sequence CGCGATCCTGGACGCGGACTTCGCTCCACGGCCGGACTTCCTGCGCCATCTCGTGCCGTACCTGGCCGACCCGGCCGTCGGCATCGTGCAGAGCCCCCAGTGCTTCGACACCGACGAGTCCATGGGATGGATCCAGCGGGCCGCCGGATCCGCGCAGGAGTGGTTCTTCCGCTGGATCCAGCCGTCCCGGGACGCGAGCGACGCCGCCATCTGCTGCGGCAGCAACGCCGTGTACCGGCGCAGCGCGATCGACCTGGCGGGCGGCTTCGCCCGGCTCGACCACAGCGAGGACCTGTACACCGGGCTCGCCCTCCACGAGCAGGGGTTCCGCACCCTGTACGTGCCGGTGCTGGTCGCCAAGGGCACCTCGCCCGACCGGGTCACCTCCTTCGTCAACCAGCAGTACCGGTGGGCGATGGGCAACCTCCACCTGCTCGGTACGCCCGTGCTGCGGCGGATGCGCGCGCCCTGGCGGATGCGGCTGTGCTTCTACGAGGGCATCGTCGGCTATCTGACCACCGCCGTGAACACCTTCGCGGCGCCGCTGCCGCCGCTGGTGATGATGTTCTGGTTCCCGGACCAGATCCGGCCCTGGCACGTCCTGCCCCTGCTGGCCCCGCTGTGGCTGTGGCACGTGCTGCTGCCGCGCATCAGCCGCACCCGCTGGCGGGTGGAGGTCATCCGGGTCAACGTCCTGACCAGCGTGGCCGCCGCGACCGCGTTCGTGCACACGCTGCGGGGGCGCAGCGCCGCCTGGGTTCCCACCGGCGCACGCGGCACGGGGACTCCGGGCGGGATGGCCCGCCGGGTGGTGACCGTCTCGCTCGTCTGGCTCGTCGTGTCCAACGGCGCCGCGGCCGCCGGACTCGCCCTGGCCGTGGCCCGCAACGGGTGGGAGCCCAACTGGGGACTGCTCCTCTACCTCCTGGTGCAGTGCCAGATCAACGTTCCGCTGATCCGGGACCTTGTGGCCGAACTGCATCCGGCCGCGGGGCCGGTGCGCGCCCGGGTGCGGGCCGTGCTGCGCCCGCGCGGTGGTGTGCTGCCGCGCCGCTGGCCCGAGACCGTCGCCGCTTCCGCGGTCCTCCTGCTGACCGGCCTGCTGGCGTCGGGGTGGGTAGACCCGATGCTTCCCTGGCTGAGCTGAAAGGCACCGTCCGCATGTCCTTCCTCGTCACACCCGTGCGGCAGCGGCTTCGCAGGGGCTCCGCCCCGGGGGCCGCAGATGTGCCGTCCGGTTCCCGCTCCGGCAACGAGTCCGGGCCGAGCCCGCACCGGTCCGCCTTCCGTCCCGACATCGAGGGCCTGCGCGCGGTCGCCGTCGTCGCCGTGCTCGCCTTCCACGCCGGTGTTCCCGGCGCGAGCGGCGGTTTCGTCGGCGTGGACGTCTTCTTCGTCATCTCCGGCTACCTGATCACCGGCCTGCTGGTCCGTGAGGCGATCACCACCGGCCGGATCCGGCTCGGTGACTTCTTCTCGCGCCGGGCCCGGCGGCTGCTGCCCTCCGCCGCCGTGGTGCTCGCCACGGTGGCCGTCGCCGGGGCCTGGCTGACCGTACCGCTGGCCCGCCGGGACATGGAGTACGACGTCGTCGCTGCCGCCCTGTCCTTCGCCAACTGGCGGTTCGTGTCGCAGCGGACCGACTATCTCGCCGCCGGGCACGACCAGAGCCCGCTGCTGCACTTCTGGTCCCTCGCCGTCGAGGAGCAGTTCTACCTGTTCTGGGCCCCACTGCTGGCGGTCCTGGTGCTGTGCGCGGCACGCGCGGTCCGCCGGGGCCGGGCCGTGCGGCTCGTCGTGGTGCTGGCGGCCGTCCCGCTCGTGTCGGCCTCGTTCGCGCTGGCGGTGTACTGGACCGGGCACTCCGTGTCGCTCGCGTACCTCGCAACCCCCTCGCGGGTCTGGCAGTTCGGCACCGGCGCGCTGCTCGCCCTGCTTCCCTGGCACCTGATGCGCGGTCCGCGGCCCCTGCGGGTGCTGTGCGGCTGGGCCGGGGCGGTGGCGATCGGCTGGTGCGTCGCGTCGTACGACGCCGGGACCCCCTACCCCGGATACGCGGCGCTCGTACCGACGCTGGGCACCGCTGCCGTGATCCTCTCCGCGACACCCGGCCGGGGCGAGCGGCACACCCCGGGCACCTGGGACGTGGGGCGGCTGCTGGCGGGGCGGGGAGCCCGGGCCGTCGGGCGGCTCTCCTACAACCTGTACCTGTGGCACTGGCCGGTGCTCGTCCTCGCCGAGGCGCGGCTCGGCGCGCTCGGCTGGCCCGCGAAGACCGCGCTGACGCTGGCGGCCGCGCTGCCCGCCCTGGCCACCATGCGCTGGGTCGAGCAGCCGCTGCGCCGCAGCCGTACGGTCTCCGAACTCCCCCGCCGCGGCCTGTCGGTGGGTGTGTCGGCGATCGTGCTGCCGGTGGTCCTCGCGCTGGTGGTGGGGACGACGACGCTGCGCGTGCTGGGCCCGGCCGGCCCGGTCGACACGCAGGGGCTGCCCCCGGGCGCCGCCTCGGGCCCCGGCCTCCTCGCCCGTACGACCGGTACGCCGCTCGTCGACGGACCGGTGGTGCCGAGTCCCGCGCAGGCACGGGGCGACTTCCCGCCGGACGGTGCCTGCGAGGTCTCCCCGGCCGAGACCCGCAGCCCGGAGTGCCTGTTCGGCGCGGTGGACAGCCCGGACCGGATCGTGCTGCTCGGGGACTCGCACGCCGGGCAGTGGTTCTCGCCGTTGCTGGCGCTCGCTTCGCAACGGGGCTGGGCCCTGCAGGAGCTGGTGAAGCAGGGCTGCCCGCTGCCCGAACTGGCGGTGGACAGCCCGCAGCTCGGGCGCGCCTACCGGGAGTGCGACGCCTGGCGGGCGGACTCCCTGGAGCGGCTGCGGCAGCAGCCGAAGCCGCGCCTCGTCGTGATCGCCTCGCTCAACCGCTACACCGAGGACACGGGGCTGCTGGCCCGGGCCTGGGAGAAGACGCTGATCCCGCTGCGGGCCCTGGGGGCACCGATCGTCTACGTCGAGGACACGCCCGTTCCCGGGACGGACATCCCGGCCTGCGTGTCCGGCAGCCCCGGAGCTCCGGCCGACTGCGCGTTCAGCCGCGCCGGCTCACTGCTGCCGGATCCGCTGGCGCAGCGGATCGCGTCCGGTGCGCTGCCCGGCGTACGGAGCGTCGGTGTGAACCAGGTCCTGTGCCCGGGCGCCGGGCCGACCTGCCCGGCCGTGCTCGACCGGATCCTGCTCTACCGGGACGACGCGCACCTGACCAACGCGGCGGCCGTGGTCCTGACCGCCCGGCTGGAGCGGCTGCTCACCGAGGCCGGGCTGCTGCCCGCCGTGGGTGGCGCGGCGGCCTCCGAAGCGAGCACACCGGGGGCGGACGGGTGGACGCGGCTGCTGCGTGACGACTTCGACGGTCCGGCGGGGGCTCCACCGTCCTCCGCCACCTGGCTCCACGACATCGGCACCTGCTATCCGGGCTGCCCCGCGCCGCAGTGGGGCACCGGCGAGATCGAGACGATGACCGACTCGGCCGACAACGTCCGCCTCGACGGGAAGGGCGCGCTGGAGATCGTGCCCACCCGCAAGGACGGGCAGTGGAGTTCGGGGCGGATCGAGACGCGGCGCTCCGACTTCGCGCCGCCGCCCGGCGGGGTCCTGCGGATCGAGGCGGCGATCGCCCTGCCGGACGTGACCGGGGATCGGGCGGCCGGATACTGGCCGGCCTTCTGGACCCTGGGGGCACCGCTGCGCGACGGGTACACGGGGTGGCCGGGTGTCGGGGAACTCGACGTCATGGAGTCCGTGAACGGGCGGGACACCGTCTTCGCCACGATGCACTGCGGCGTCCCGGACGGCGGTCCGTGCCGGGAGCCCGCCGGCCTGAGCTCGGGTCCGCAGCCGTGCGCAGGCTGCCGTACGGGGTTCCACGCGTACGCCGTCGAGCTGGACCTCGCGCCCGGGGCGCAGGAGGTGCGCTGGTATCTGGACGGGCGTGTGTACCACCGGGTGACCGCCGACCGGATGGACCCCGGGACGTGGAGGTCGGCCGTGGACCACGGGCTGTTCCTGATCCTCGACGTGGCGGTCGGTGGCGATCTGCCGCTCTCCGACGGCGCGGGAGCGGGTCCGGCCACCGAACCGGGCCATGCGATGCGGGTGGACCACGTCACCGTCTCGGCCCGGGGCCGGAACACGTAGCGGCACGGAAGCGGGGCGCGCTCCACGGGGTCACCCGGAGCACGCCCGGCATCCGTCCGGATCGGGTCCGCCGCGCGATCAGAACGCGAAGACCGCGTTCCCGTCGACGGTCGCGGACATCACGCAGGCGTTGGAGAAGGTGTGCTTCCACTCGACGCGGCTGCCCTTCCACACCCCGTCGGCGGTGACGGTGACCGGGGCGTAGTGCATCGGGCAGGCGCGGTCCGGGTTCGGCGAGGCCAGCAGGCGGTCCAGCGCTCCGTCCGTGGAGTTGAGGGCGGCGCAGGCGCCGCGCGGGTCCGGGTGGGTGCCCAGGGCGGTCGGGGCGCAGCTGAGGGTGGAGGCCCGGACGACGGTGGAGGTGGCGGCGTCGTCGCCCTGCGCGAGGGTGAAGACGAGGGCCGACGGGGCGTACAGGCTGGAGGGCTGGGCGGCTGCCATGCCGGTGGTGCCCGCCAGGCAGAGGAGCGTGGCGGCGGAGGCAGCTGCGATACGGTGACGCACGACGAAACTCTCTTTCGATTCAAAGGTTGAACGCGATATTTGGTTTCGATATCGCGCCGTTGCATGCCCAGACTGTCTGACGCGAAGACAAGTCGCACACTGATGACCCCTTTACGGACAGAGCATCCGCATATCGGCGACCGAATGGTCGTTCGGGCAGCTCAGAGGGGGCGTCAGCGCCCGGCCGCCGCACCCCGGCGCCGGCCGCCCCGTCCGCGACGTGCGACCCGACCCCTCCCTGACCTGCTGCCGGTCGCGGGCGGTTCACCGGACGGTCACTCAGCTTGACCGGATATGCGCACTCGAACCGCGAGCCCGCCGCATCCGGCCCCAACTCCACGACATCTCAGTAAACTTAGGTAAGCCTTGCCTAAACATGACTTACGATGCCGGTATGAAGAAGATCATCCGCGTACTGACGGCGGTGGCGACCGGACTGGTCCTCGCCGCGTCCGGCACGCTCGCCACGCCGGCCGTGGCCGACTCCGCCCCGGCCGGCACGTCCAGACTCGAACTCCCCAGGCCCACGGGTGACTTCGCCGTGGGCCGCGACACCCTCCACCTGGTGGACCGGGAGCGCAAGGACCCGTGGGTGCCCACGGCCGACCGGGAATTACTCCTGTCGCTCTACTACCCGGCGCTGCCGCACACCGGAACTCCCGCTCCCTACATGAGCGCTCCCGAGGCCAGGGCCCTGCTGACCGACCGGGGGCAGCTCGGCGAGTACGTCACCCCCGAACGCGTCGCGGCCACCCGGACGAACGCACGGACGGGCGCACTGCCCCGGCCCGCCGCGAACGGCCGTCCGCTGATCGTGCTCTCCCCCGGCTTCACCCTGCCCCGCTCCTCGCTGACCACCCTGGCGGAGGACCTCGCCAGCCGCGGGTACGTCGTCGCGGCGGTGGACCACGCGTACGAGTCGGACGGCACCGTCTTCCCCGGCGGCCGGCTGCTCCCGTGCAAGGCGTGCGAGCAGGTGTTCCCCGACGGGTCACTGCACCGGGTCTCCGACGGCCGGGCCCGTGACGTCCCGTTCGTCCTGGACCGGCTGACCGGCCCGCACCCGGCGTGGCGCTACTCCTGGCTGATCGACTCCCGGCACATCGGCATGGCCGGGCACTCGATCGGCGGTGCGGCCGCATCGGCCACCATGGCCGTGGACCCCCGCGTGGACGCCGGGGTCAACATGGACGGCACCTTCTTCACCCCCGTACCCCAGGCCGGTCTCGGCGGACGGCCGTTCCTGATGCTCGCCGGCGACCCCGCCCTGCTGCCGCCCGACTTCCCCGACACCTCCTGGGAGGACACCTGGCCCCGGCTGGACGGCTGGAAGCGCTGGCTGACCGTCACGGGGGCCGGGCATCCGGGCTTCACGGACTGGCCCGTGCTGGGCGACCAGGCCGGGTACCCGCACACGGAGACACCGCTGTCCGGCACCCGCTCCCACCAGATCACGCGGGCGTACGTCGGCGACTTCTTCGACCTGCACCTGCGCGGGAAGCCGGCGCCGCGCCTGAACGGTCCGACGGCGGCCGACCCGGAGGTCGTGTTCCACCGCAGCTGACGCCGTGTACGGGGGCCCGCCGGCCCCGGCGGGCCCCCGCGGCCGCCTCCGTCCTGGCCTCGACCGGGTATCGCGCACCCGAGGTGCTGACCGACCGGAGCAACGCGCTCGGCTCGGCCCACCGGGCCGTCGTCTTCGACGCGTTGACGGCCCGGCTGCGCGCCGTGCGGTAGCGAGGGTGCCGCGGGGCACCTCGTCGGCGCCGGCCGACGGCGTGAAGGCAGGTCGGTCCCCGGCCAGACGGTCGGGCCTACGTACCGCTCGGCGCGGCGGCCGGGAACCGCGCTCCGAACCACTGCTCGGCGCCGAACTCCTCGAACCGCTCCACCTCGGCGAACCCCAGCTTCAGCGCGAGGCGCATCGCACGGTCGTTGGCGGCCTGGGTGCACAGGACCACCGGCTCGCCCGGCTGCGCCCCGGCGAACCAGTCGAGTGCCGCCGCGCACGCCTCGGCGGCGTACCCGTGTCCCCATGCCTGCGGGAGGAACATGCAGCCGAGTTCGGTCTCTTGGGCCTCCGGGCGGATGTGCCCCCGGCGCTCGGCGGCGCGCCGGTCGAGCGTGATCATGCCGATCATCGCTCCGTCGAGATCGATCACGAAGAAGCCGGGGCGCCGCCCGGGCACCTCGGGCCCGGTTCGTTCGAGGTCGGCACGCGGTCGGGGGCCACCGACGTAGGTGCCCACCTCCGGCGATGCGAACAGCTCGATGAACGTCGCCCGGTCCCGGGCCTCGGACTGGCGGAGCACGAGCCGTTCGGTCCTGATCGGGGCCGGGGGCCAGGTGACAACACTGTGTTCGATCATGACATCCAACCTACCCGGGAACCGTCCGGGCGGTCCGGGCGCCGACCGGTGCGCGCGTCGGCCGGCGGATGCGGTTCGCCGTTCAACTACCCTGCGGACCGGCCAGGTTGGCCCGGAGGCGGGCACACCCCGGGAATCCCACGACTGCGGCCGCATATCTCCCCCTGCACTCCACAATTAGGTTAGGCTTACCTAAGAGTGGGGGTGCGGGGATGCAGGACAAAGCGCGAGACCAAGCGCAGCAGGACGAATGGGCCGACGAAGTGCTGGCCTGGATGAGCTCCCAGGAGGAGATGGACCGGGCGCTGCGGGACGCACTGCGCCGCACGCCCAGCCAGCGGGAGGAGACGATCGCCCGGATGGCGGACGCCCTTCGCGGCGCGGCCCAGGGACTGACCATCCCCGGGTGCGCGGCGGCGGCCGGAGTTCCCGAGCGCATCCTGAACGAGTGGATGGAGATCGACGCCAGCTTCGCCACGGCGCTGCGTGCGGCGCACGCACTGGCCGAGGCGCACGGACTGAGACCGGGGGCGACACCCAGCCCGGCCGCGTTGCAGCTGATGCTGAACGCGATCCGCAAAGGGGCCGCCTGGCCGGCCGCGGCGACCCTCGTGGGCATCTCCGTGCGTGGGTTCAACCGCCTGCGCGCCGAGGCTCCGCCCGTGGGGGCCCTGATCGCGGCCGCCCAGCGGGCGCGCTCGATCCAGGCGGGTGCGGCGCGGCGGCGCAGACCTCCCAAGCAGGCGAGCCGCCGGGTCGGGTACCGGATCGTCCAGCTCGACGACCCGCTCCTGTCCCCGGACAGCCGGCCGGACGAAGCCGCGGACGGGGCGAACGGCCGTTCCGCGCACAGCGACTGAGCACCCGATCACACCGAGACCGAATCCGAAGGGCGCCGCCTGCCCCACCTAGGTATTACTTAGGTTAGGCTAAGCTAAGTAACGAATGAGGGGCTGGGCATCCTCCGCCCCTCGTCGAGCTCCGCGCGCCCGTTCACCACCGGCGCTCCGCGCAGCGCCGGTGACAAGGAGATCCAGCCGTGGGCCCTGTGACCATAGACCCTTATCCGATGCCCACCCAGGACCTCGTGCCGCGCTCCGTGGCGCCGTGGTCCGTCGACCCCGACCGGGCCGCTCTGCTGATACACAACATGCAGAACCACCTGCTCCGGCCCTTTTCCCGCGACCGCCCACCCCTCGTGGACCTGATCGGCAACATCGCCGGCCTGCGCAGGTGCGCGCGCAGGCTCGGACTCCCGGTCGTCTTCAGCACCGTACCGGCGGGTGAGCGCCCCGAACAGCGGGGCCTCGCCGCCGAGATGGGGACCGAGCCGGCAGCGGACCGCGACGTGTCGGTCACCGAGGAACTGACCCCGCGCCGGGGGGAGCACGTGATCGCCAACGCGCGGCACAACGCCTTCCTCCGCAGCCACCTGGAGCGCATCCTGCGCACCTCGGGCCGGGACCAGCTGATCCTGTGCGGCGTGTTCGCCCACTCCGGCGTACTGCTCACCGCCGCGGACGCGTTCATGAACGACATCCAGCCGTTCGTCGTCGCCGACGCGGTGGCGGACACCTCCGCGGAGGAGCACGCGCTCGCCCTGCGCTGGACGGCCGCACGAGGCGCCGTCGTACACACCACCACGACCCTCATCGACGAACTGGAAGCCTGAATGACGACCGCACACCCCACCCCATGAGCGGACGGACCGCGCCGCGGGCGCGCACGCTCATCGAGGCACTGCCGTGGCTGGAGCGGTTCCAAGGGCGCACGGTCGTGGTCAAGTTCGGCGGCAACGCCATGGTGAACGAGGAGCTGAAGGCGGCCTTCGCCCAGGACGTGGTCTCCCTGCGCTACGCGGGGCTGCGACCGGTCGTCGTGCACGGGGGCGGCCCGCAGATCAGCGCGATGCTCGAACAGCTCGCGCTGGAGGTCCGGTTCGCGGCGGGGCTGCGGGTGACGACCCCCGCGGTGATGAACGTCGTCCGCATGGTGCTGGCCGGCCAGGTCCAGCGGGACATCGTCAACCTGATCAACCGTCACGGCGCCTTCGCCGTGGGGATGACCGGTGAGGACGCCCGCACCCTGTCCGCCGTCCGGCGGCCGGCCCTGGTGGACGGCGCCGAGGTGGACATCGGCCTGGTGGGCGAGATCGTGCACGTCGACCCCGAGACCGTACGGGGGCTGCTGGAGCGCGGCCGCATCCCGGTGATCTCCCCCATCGCCCGGGGGGCCGGGGACGACGACGTCTACAACATCAACGCGGACCTCGCGGCCGCCGCCCTCGCCGAGGCCCTGGACGCCGAGAAGCTCGTGATGCTCACCGACGTCGCGGGCCTCTACGCGGACTGGCCGCACAGCACGGAGATCATCGACCGGCTCACGGCCACCGAACTGGCCCACATGCTCCCGTCGATGGCGGGAGGCATGGTGCCCAAGATGGAGGGCTGCCTGCGTGCGGTGCGCTCCGGTGTGCGGATGGCACACGTCCTGGACGGCAGGGTCCCGCACGCCCTGGTCCTGGAGGTCTTCGCCGACGAGCACACCGGCACCACGGTGGTGCCCGACGGCCCGCCCGACGGGGAGCACCTCCTCCACTGAACCGGGAGGGCCGGCCTGCCACGGCCCTCCCCCCTCCGCACCCCGGCGCCGACAGGCTCCGGGGCCGTCCGTGTGCCCAACTCCGGCCGTCGCAGAACCGGTTGCGGCCGTACGAAACGGTCGCCGGTCCAACTTGACAGCTTCCGGCCTGTCAGAGATGTTAGGCCAGCCTTACCTAACCAAATAGGGTAGGACCGAGGAAGGATGGGCATGTCCGCACCGCACGCGAGCTCCACACCCGGGGACGCTCTCCCGGACATCAGGGACCTGGTGGGCATCGGCTTCGGGCCGGCCAACCTGGCCCTGGCGATAGCGATCCGGGAGCACAACGGCCGACGCGCCGCCGGCGAGACGATCCAGGCCTCGTTCATCGAGCGCCAGGACGACTTCGGATGGCACCAGGGCATGCTCCTCGAAGGGGCCACCATGCAGGTCTCCTTCCTGAAGGACCTGGTGACGATGCGCAATCCCGGGAGCTCCTTCAGCTTCCTGCACTACCTGCAGGACCGGGACCGGCTGGCCGACTTCATCAACCAGAAGTCCTTCTTCCCCACCCGCCTGGAGTTCCACGACTACTTCCGCTGGTGCGCCGCCTCGTTCAGCGGGCTGGTCGACTACGCGACCGAGGCCGTCGAGGTGCGCCCGGCGGGTCCGGCCGGCGCCGCGGACCACCTGGACGTCATCACCCGGCCCGCGTCCGGCGGCGGACCCCTGCGCGCCACCCGCACCCGCAACCTCGTGCTCGGGACCGGGCTGCGCCCCCGCGTCCCGGACGGGATCACCCTCGGCCCGCACATCTGGCACAACCGCGACCTGCTGCACCGCGCAACGGAACTGACGGTCCGTCCGCACCGCCGGTTCGCCGTCGTGGGCGCCGGGCAGTCCGCCGCCGAGACCGCCGACCATCTGCACCGGACCTTCCCGGACGCCGAGGTCTGCGCCGTGTTCACCCGGTACGGGTACAGCCCGGCCGACGACAGCCCGTTCGCCAACCGGATCTTCGACCCGGCTGCCGTCGACGAGTTCTTCGGCGCCCCGGAGGAAGTGAAGCGGCAGCTCATCGGCTACCACGCCAACACCAACTACGCGGTGGTGGACGGCGATCTGATCGAACAGCTCTACCGGACCGTCTACCAGGAGAAGGTCGCCGGCACCGAACGGCTGCGCGTCATGAACGCGACCGCCCTGACCACCGTGGAGGAACTCCCGGACGGCGCGCGGGCCGTGGTGCGCTCCCTGACCACGGGAGAGTCCCTCACCCTCGACTGCGACGCGGTGGTGCTGGCCACCGGGTACCGTCCCACCGAGCCGGCGGAGCTGCTCGGCGACCTGGCCGGGGAGTGCCTCACGGACGGGCAGGGCAGGCTGCGCGTGGGCCGCGACCACCGGGTGGAGACCACCGACCGCGTCCGGGCCGGCATCTACGTCCAGGGCGCCGCCGCCGAGCACACCCACGGCATCACCGCCTCGCTGCTGTCCACGCTGGCCGTGCGTTCCGGCGA encodes:
- a CDS encoding glycosyltransferase family 2 protein, coding for MTLSHLPQPPSDAELYWYFGPQRRWVLVGTSLAFVFTAATMFTFALRTPALWAFLAVLGLNLVALALSSVNSLRQRRLTRQSHEVLVHAWRPAALPGVDLYLPTCGEPLDVLANAYRAVAAVDWPGALTVWVLDDADRPEVAALAASYGYEYVVRPDRGHLKKAGNLNHALTLSGAEFVAILDADFAPRPDFLRHLVPYLADPAVGIVQSPQCFDTDESMGWIQRAAGSAQEWFFRWIQPSRDASDAAICCGSNAVYRRSAIDLAGGFARLDHSEDLYTGLALHEQGFRTLYVPVLVAKGTSPDRVTSFVNQQYRWAMGNLHLLGTPVLRRMRAPWRMRLCFYEGIVGYLTTAVNTFAAPLPPLVMMFWFPDQIRPWHVLPLLAPLWLWHVLLPRISRTRWRVEVIRVNVLTSVAAATAFVHTLRGRSAAWVPTGARGTGTPGGMARRVVTVSLVWLVVSNGAAAAGLALAVARNGWEPNWGLLLYLLVQCQINVPLIRDLVAELHPAAGPVRARVRAVLRPRGGVLPRRWPETVAASAVLLLTGLLASGWVDPMLPWLS
- a CDS encoding acyltransferase family protein; the encoded protein is MSFLVTPVRQRLRRGSAPGAADVPSGSRSGNESGPSPHRSAFRPDIEGLRAVAVVAVLAFHAGVPGASGGFVGVDVFFVISGYLITGLLVREAITTGRIRLGDFFSRRARRLLPSAAVVLATVAVAGAWLTVPLARRDMEYDVVAAALSFANWRFVSQRTDYLAAGHDQSPLLHFWSLAVEEQFYLFWAPLLAVLVLCAARAVRRGRAVRLVVVLAAVPLVSASFALAVYWTGHSVSLAYLATPSRVWQFGTGALLALLPWHLMRGPRPLRVLCGWAGAVAIGWCVASYDAGTPYPGYAALVPTLGTAAVILSATPGRGERHTPGTWDVGRLLAGRGARAVGRLSYNLYLWHWPVLVLAEARLGALGWPAKTALTLAAALPALATMRWVEQPLRRSRTVSELPRRGLSVGVSAIVLPVVLALVVGTTTLRVLGPAGPVDTQGLPPGAASGPGLLARTTGTPLVDGPVVPSPAQARGDFPPDGACEVSPAETRSPECLFGAVDSPDRIVLLGDSHAGQWFSPLLALASQRGWALQELVKQGCPLPELAVDSPQLGRAYRECDAWRADSLERLRQQPKPRLVVIASLNRYTEDTGLLARAWEKTLIPLRALGAPIVYVEDTPVPGTDIPACVSGSPGAPADCAFSRAGSLLPDPLAQRIASGALPGVRSVGVNQVLCPGAGPTCPAVLDRILLYRDDAHLTNAAAVVLTARLERLLTEAGLLPAVGGAAASEASTPGADGWTRLLRDDFDGPAGAPPSSATWLHDIGTCYPGCPAPQWGTGEIETMTDSADNVRLDGKGALEIVPTRKDGQWSSGRIETRRSDFAPPPGGVLRIEAAIALPDVTGDRAAGYWPAFWTLGAPLRDGYTGWPGVGELDVMESVNGRDTVFATMHCGVPDGGPCREPAGLSSGPQPCAGCRTGFHAYAVELDLAPGAQEVRWYLDGRVYHRVTADRMDPGTWRSAVDHGLFLILDVAVGGDLPLSDGAGAGPATEPGHAMRVDHVTVSARGRNT
- a CDS encoding subtilase-type protease inhibitor; translation: MRHRIAAASAATLLCLAGTTGMAAAQPSSLYAPSALVFTLAQGDDAATSTVVRASTLSCAPTALGTHPDPRGACAALNSTDGALDRLLASPNPDRACPMHYAPVTVTADGVWKGSRVEWKHTFSNACVMSATVDGNAVFAF
- a CDS encoding alpha/beta hydrolase family protein yields the protein MKKIIRVLTAVATGLVLAASGTLATPAVADSAPAGTSRLELPRPTGDFAVGRDTLHLVDRERKDPWVPTADRELLLSLYYPALPHTGTPAPYMSAPEARALLTDRGQLGEYVTPERVAATRTNARTGALPRPAANGRPLIVLSPGFTLPRSSLTTLAEDLASRGYVVAAVDHAYESDGTVFPGGRLLPCKACEQVFPDGSLHRVSDGRARDVPFVLDRLTGPHPAWRYSWLIDSRHIGMAGHSIGGAAASATMAVDPRVDAGVNMDGTFFTPVPQAGLGGRPFLMLAGDPALLPPDFPDTSWEDTWPRLDGWKRWLTVTGAGHPGFTDWPVLGDQAGYPHTETPLSGTRSHQITRAYVGDFFDLHLRGKPAPRLNGPTAADPEVVFHRS
- a CDS encoding GNAT family N-acetyltransferase, with protein sequence MIEHSVVTWPPAPIRTERLVLRQSEARDRATFIELFASPEVGTYVGGPRPRADLERTGPEVPGRRPGFFVIDLDGAMIGMITLDRRAAERRGHIRPEAQETELGCMFLPQAWGHGYAAEACAAALDWFAGAQPGEPVVLCTQAANDRAMRLALKLGFAEVERFEEFGAEQWFGARFPAAAPSGT
- a CDS encoding isochorismatase family protein, whose translation is MPTQDLVPRSVAPWSVDPDRAALLIHNMQNHLLRPFSRDRPPLVDLIGNIAGLRRCARRLGLPVVFSTVPAGERPEQRGLAAEMGTEPAADRDVSVTEELTPRRGEHVIANARHNAFLRSHLERILRTSGRDQLILCGVFAHSGVLLTAADAFMNDIQPFVVADAVADTSAEEHALALRWTAARGAVVHTTTTLIDELEA
- the argB gene encoding acetylglutamate kinase yields the protein MSGRTAPRARTLIEALPWLERFQGRTVVVKFGGNAMVNEELKAAFAQDVVSLRYAGLRPVVVHGGGPQISAMLEQLALEVRFAAGLRVTTPAVMNVVRMVLAGQVQRDIVNLINRHGAFAVGMTGEDARTLSAVRRPALVDGAEVDIGLVGEIVHVDPETVRGLLERGRIPVISPIARGAGDDDVYNINADLAAAALAEALDAEKLVMLTDVAGLYADWPHSTEIIDRLTATELAHMLPSMAGGMVPKMEGCLRAVRSGVRMAHVLDGRVPHALVLEVFADEHTGTTVVPDGPPDGEHLLH
- a CDS encoding lysine N(6)-hydroxylase/L-ornithine N(5)-oxygenase family protein, with protein sequence MSAPHASSTPGDALPDIRDLVGIGFGPANLALAIAIREHNGRRAAGETIQASFIERQDDFGWHQGMLLEGATMQVSFLKDLVTMRNPGSSFSFLHYLQDRDRLADFINQKSFFPTRLEFHDYFRWCAASFSGLVDYATEAVEVRPAGPAGAADHLDVITRPASGGGPLRATRTRNLVLGTGLRPRVPDGITLGPHIWHNRDLLHRATELTVRPHRRFAVVGAGQSAAETADHLHRTFPDAEVCAVFTRYGYSPADDSPFANRIFDPAAVDEFFGAPEEVKRQLIGYHANTNYAVVDGDLIEQLYRTVYQEKVAGTERLRVMNATALTTVEELPDGARAVVRSLTTGESLTLDCDAVVLATGYRPTEPAELLGDLAGECLTDGQGRLRVGRDHRVETTDRVRAGIYVQGAAAEHTHGITASLLSTLAVRSGEICDSLLLRVAEREVRARLATRAATVAEGVPAHRG